Within the Solwaraspora sp. WMMA2056 genome, the region TCCCGCCGGCGGTCCGGGGTCGGCCGGTCGGACGGTGTGACGTGCTGGTCACCCTCGACACGCCGTACGTCGACACCACGGCCGCCGATCTGTGCTTCGCCCTCGGTCTGCCGGAGCAGCCCGCCCTGCACGTGCTCGACCTGCCGCTGCCGGCGAGCGTCGGCGGGCCCGCCACAGGTGTGCTGCGGCTGCGCCTGCTCGGCGCGTCCCACCAGGCCGTTCTGCGTACCGGTGACAGTGTGCTGGTCGAGACGGTGGCCTGCCTGCCCGGCCTGCCCCGTGACCTGCCGGCGGCGGTCGACGATGCCGACGGCTACCGGTTCGCCGCGCGGGTACGGCGGCTGTCGCCGGTCGATGTCGCCGCCGAGGTCGGCGGGCTGCGTCGCCGGCTGACCGACGATCCGCAGGCGTTGGTCGGCGTCTTTCCCGGCAGCCCCGACGCGCTCACCGCGCTGCGGGCCGACTTCGACGACCACCGGATCCGGTGGTCCACCTGGCACGCGTACCCACAGACAGGCGAGTTGGTCGAGACCGAGACGGTGGTGAGGTTACGGTGACTTCCCGTAAGTGGATCGTGGGCGGCGTGGTGCTCGCCCTGGTCGGCGTGATCGTGTCCTGCTGCGGCCTGGCGGCCGGGACCTTCTCGGCGCGCGGCTACGTCGAACGCACCTACGCCCGTTCGGTGAGCGACGACATCGGATCCTCCGCCAAGGGTTTCCGGTCCGAACGGCCGCCGGCGCAGGTCGCCGAGGAGTTGCGCCGCAGCTTCCGA harbors:
- a CDS encoding DUF2617 family protein, encoding MLVTLDTPYVDTTAADLCFALGLPEQPALHVLDLPLPASVGGPATGVLRLRLLGASHQAVLRTGDSVLVETVACLPGLPRDLPAAVDDADGYRFAARVRRLSPVDVAAEVGGLRRRLTDDPQALVGVFPGSPDALTALRADFDDHRIRWSTWHAYPQTGELVETETVVRLR
- a CDS encoding DUF4247 domain-containing protein; this translates as MTSRKWIVGGVVLALVGVIVSCCGLAAGTFSARGYVERTYARSVSDDIGSSAKGFRSERPPAQVAEELRRSFRPEDQHRDGERFYLRYGDDSVVILPAAVGSLILVERMVTAYPRYRSTVGNSWNWQRGSTTRGGGPGTGK